A stretch of Clostridium formicaceticum DNA encodes these proteins:
- the pyrF gene encoding orotidine-5'-phosphate decarboxylase, protein MIDRLIAKIEETQNPTVVGLDPRLSFVPQYIKEEAYSNYGKTPKAAAKAFLEFNKKIIDGIYDIVPAVKPQVAMYEQYGAEGMQAYIDTLQYAKEKGLMVIGDIKRSDITSTAEAYADGHIGKVKVEEESYTVYQQDCITLNPYLGSDSIEPYIGHCKNYDKGLFILVKTSNPNSGEIQDLDVGGEKLYERVGKMVDQWGQSLIGKRGYSAIGAVVGATHPQQAEKLRGIMPKTYFLVPGYGAQGATAKDLKGYFNEDGLGAIINSSRGIIAAHQKQPYQSKFSEKEFYLAAREAALDMKKDLQQIFR, encoded by the coding sequence ATGATCGATCGATTAATAGCAAAAATTGAAGAAACGCAAAACCCTACAGTAGTAGGATTAGACCCTAGATTAAGTTTTGTACCCCAATATATCAAGGAAGAAGCCTATAGTAATTATGGAAAAACCCCTAAGGCAGCAGCAAAAGCTTTTCTAGAATTCAATAAAAAGATTATTGATGGGATTTATGATATTGTACCAGCAGTGAAGCCTCAGGTTGCCATGTATGAGCAATATGGAGCAGAAGGTATGCAGGCTTATATAGATACCCTTCAATACGCAAAAGAAAAGGGCCTGATGGTCATAGGAGATATTAAAAGAAGTGATATTACTTCAACAGCTGAAGCCTATGCAGATGGACATATAGGAAAAGTGAAGGTGGAGGAAGAAAGCTATACTGTTTATCAACAGGACTGCATCACCTTAAACCCTTATCTTGGTTCTGACTCCATCGAACCCTATATAGGGCATTGTAAAAATTATGATAAAGGTCTGTTTATTCTAGTGAAGACCTCCAACCCCAATAGTGGAGAGATACAGGACCTAGATGTAGGTGGAGAAAAACTTTATGAAAGGGTAGGGAAAATGGTGGATCAATGGGGGCAATCTCTGATAGGAAAAAGAGGCTATAGCGCCATAGGAGCAGTAGTAGGAGCCACCCATCCTCAGCAGGCAGAAAAACTTCGAGGTATCATGCCAAAGACTTACTTCTTGGTACCGGGATATGGTGCACAGGGAGCCACTGCTAAAGACTTAAAAGGATATTTTAATGAAGATGGATTAGGGGCAATCATCAATTCCTCTAGAGGAATCATCGCAGCCCACCAAAAACAACCCTATCAGTCAAAGTTTAGTGAAAAAGAATTTTACCTAGCAGCAAGAGAAGCTGCGTTAGATATGAAGAAAGATTTACAGCAGATCTTTAGATAA
- a CDS encoding dihydroorotase — translation MSLLIKNGRVIDPISNIDEVKDVLIKDHRIAAVAKNIEVAAEKVIDAKGCWVVPGLIDVHVHLREPGFEYKETIETGSKSAAIGGFTSICCMPNTNPVIDNTKVVDFILNKASKEAVVKVLPIGTITKGQLGEELAEIKEMVKRGICGISEDGKTVMNSRLMEEALKLAAELNIPVFSHCEDHALAGKGVMNEGKRSRELGIQGIPSASEEVIAARDIALAKDKGAKLHLCHISTKGTVEILKKGKDEGVFVTAEVCPHHFALTEEVVTAEDTNTKMNPPLRSQEDVEAIREALRNGIIDMIATDHAPHHEKDKNTSYEKAAFGIVGLETAVALTITELVEEGILTPMQMIELMSSNPAKLLGIDRGTLGIGKMADITIIDPEETYPIDKNQFVSKAKNTPFHGKKVKGKVKYTIVEGNIIVENGSLIEGGQKI, via the coding sequence ATGAGTTTACTGATAAAAAATGGTAGGGTGATAGATCCAATATCAAATATTGATGAAGTGAAGGATGTACTTATAAAGGATCATAGAATTGCTGCTGTTGCAAAAAACATAGAGGTAGCGGCGGAGAAGGTGATTGATGCTAAAGGTTGTTGGGTGGTACCAGGACTCATTGATGTACATGTACATTTAAGGGAGCCTGGATTTGAGTATAAAGAAACTATAGAAACAGGGAGTAAAAGCGCAGCAATAGGAGGTTTTACCAGCATATGTTGTATGCCTAATACAAATCCTGTGATAGATAACACCAAGGTTGTAGATTTTATCCTTAATAAGGCTTCTAAGGAGGCTGTGGTGAAGGTACTTCCTATAGGAACCATAACAAAAGGACAGCTTGGAGAGGAATTAGCAGAAATAAAAGAAATGGTGAAAAGGGGCATCTGTGGTATCAGTGAAGATGGTAAAACGGTGATGAACTCCCGTCTTATGGAGGAAGCATTAAAATTGGCGGCAGAATTAAATATACCAGTGTTTTCTCATTGTGAGGATCATGCTCTTGCAGGTAAAGGGGTGATGAATGAAGGGAAGCGCTCTAGGGAATTGGGGATTCAAGGAATACCTAGTGCTTCTGAAGAAGTAATTGCTGCTAGAGATATTGCACTGGCAAAAGATAAGGGTGCCAAACTTCACCTTTGTCATATTAGTACAAAAGGAACAGTAGAAATCCTTAAAAAAGGAAAGGACGAAGGGGTATTTGTGACAGCAGAGGTATGTCCCCACCACTTTGCTCTGACAGAAGAAGTAGTGACAGCAGAGGATACCAATACCAAGATGAACCCACCATTAAGAAGCCAAGAGGATGTAGAGGCCATCAGAGAAGCATTAAGAAATGGAATCATAGACATGATTGCTACGGACCATGCACCCCATCACGAAAAAGATAAAAATACTTCCTATGAGAAGGCAGCCTTTGGAATTGTAGGACTTGAAACTGCTGTAGCTTTAACCATAACAGAGTTAGTAGAGGAAGGAATTTTAACACCAATGCAGATGATTGAATTGATGAGCAGTAATCCTGCAAAATTATTGGGAATAGACAGAGGAACTTTAGGTATTGGAAAGATGGCAGACATCACCATCATAGACCCTGAGGAGACTTATCCTATAGATAAAAACCAGTTTGTTTCAAAGGCAAAGAATACACCCTTTCATGGGAAAAAGGTAAAAGGAAAAGTAAAATATACCATTGTAGAAGGAAATATCATTGTGGAAAATGGTAGTTTAATAGAAGGAGGCCAAAAAATATGA
- a CDS encoding sugar phosphate isomerase/epimerase family protein produces the protein MNSENILNRIGYAATLGEDSIFTAIEFAKKNGFSAIEINLNVPAFFPENYNQQQRQEIKEEITEAGIALSFHAPEDIPLYHLHPPVRRAGLERLKECIDFAGEIGGRKITFHCGDSVCFTQTDKKIYLQHIYVDEFARLLKESLIELRDYAIGKIMPCVENVGKFNDMVRGVLEELLPQGNLYLTWDIGHSYGQQENEAFFLKNLNYIGNCHIHDHNGTQDHQVIGEGKIHFPYYFNLLKDIDTSFILEVRPVMKALISRNNLKEILKEY, from the coding sequence GTGAACAGTGAAAATATATTAAATCGAATAGGTTATGCAGCAACTTTAGGCGAAGACAGTATTTTTACAGCGATTGAATTTGCTAAAAAAAACGGGTTTTCTGCTATAGAAATCAATCTAAATGTACCTGCTTTTTTTCCCGAAAACTATAATCAACAGCAAAGACAGGAGATAAAGGAAGAAATAACGGAAGCAGGGATTGCCCTGAGCTTCCATGCTCCAGAAGACATTCCTCTTTATCATCTTCATCCCCCAGTTAGGAGGGCAGGATTAGAAAGATTAAAGGAATGTATTGACTTTGCTGGAGAAATTGGAGGAAGAAAGATTACTTTCCACTGTGGAGATTCAGTATGTTTTACCCAGACGGATAAAAAAATTTATTTACAGCATATCTATGTAGATGAATTTGCAAGGCTGCTGAAGGAAAGCTTGATAGAACTAAGAGATTATGCCATAGGCAAAATTATGCCTTGCGTTGAGAATGTTGGAAAATTTAATGATATGGTACGGGGGGTACTGGAGGAGCTGTTGCCCCAAGGAAATCTCTATCTTACATGGGATATAGGTCATTCTTATGGTCAACAGGAGAATGAAGCCTTTTTCTTGAAAAACTTAAACTATATAGGAAATTGTCATATTCATGATCATAATGGCACACAAGATCATCAGGTAATCGGAGAAGGTAAAATACATTTTCCTTATTATTTTAATTTATTAAAAGACATTGATACCTCTTTTATTTTAGAAGTCCGCCCAGTGATGAAAGCCTTGATTTCTAGAAATAATCTAAAGGAAATATTAAAAGAATACTAA
- a CDS encoding tartrate dehydrogenase translates to MKTFKIAVIPGDGIGNEVTAEGVKVLDTFAAIKGNIQFEYTYFPWGCEYYLKTGNMMDVNGIEVLKGFDAILLGAVGDPSVADHVSLHGLLLKIRQEFNQYINLRPVKLLPGAPCPLKDKGPEDIDFVVIRENVEGEYSGVGGIRFENRPEEIAIQTAVFTRKNTEKVMDYAFKVAQKRNKFNKVTNVTKSNALNYSMVFWDKIFKEIAANYPEISTETNHVDAVSMYFLQRPESFDVLVASNLFGDIITDLGAALQGGLGFAASGNLNLEKEFPSMFEPVHGSAPDIKGKGMANPIAMVWTVKMMLDFLLEDEDTAAIIEAITQVLLEGKSLTPDLKGSAKTHEVGDAICEKLKGLLA, encoded by the coding sequence ATGAAAACATTTAAAATAGCTGTCATACCAGGAGATGGAATCGGTAATGAAGTTACAGCAGAGGGGGTAAAGGTTTTAGACACCTTTGCTGCGATTAAAGGGAATATCCAATTTGAATACACATACTTTCCATGGGGTTGCGAGTATTACCTAAAAACAGGAAATATGATGGATGTAAATGGCATAGAGGTATTAAAAGGTTTTGACGCTATCCTGCTGGGAGCAGTAGGAGACCCTTCAGTGGCAGACCATGTTTCTCTTCATGGATTGTTGTTGAAAATCCGTCAGGAGTTTAATCAATATATCAATCTAAGGCCGGTAAAACTTCTACCAGGAGCTCCTTGTCCGTTGAAGGACAAGGGGCCAGAGGATATTGATTTTGTCGTGATCCGAGAAAATGTAGAAGGTGAGTATTCGGGTGTAGGCGGCATTCGTTTTGAAAATAGACCAGAAGAAATTGCGATACAAACAGCAGTGTTTACTAGAAAAAATACAGAAAAGGTAATGGACTATGCCTTCAAGGTGGCTCAAAAACGAAATAAATTTAATAAAGTCACCAATGTTACTAAGTCCAATGCACTCAATTACAGTATGGTTTTTTGGGATAAAATTTTTAAGGAAATTGCTGCAAACTATCCAGAGATCTCAACAGAAACCAATCATGTAGATGCTGTATCTATGTACTTTCTTCAAAGACCAGAAAGTTTTGATGTATTAGTAGCTTCTAATTTATTTGGCGATATTATTACAGACTTAGGGGCAGCACTGCAAGGCGGCTTAGGTTTCGCCGCCAGTGGCAACCTAAATTTAGAAAAGGAATTCCCTTCTATGTTTGAGCCAGTGCATGGATCTGCTCCTGATATAAAGGGTAAGGGGATGGCGAACCCTATTGCAATGGTTTGGACAGTAAAAATGATGTTGGATTTCCTACTGGAGGATGAAGATACAGCAGCAATTATTGAAGCGATTACACAGGTCCTATTAGAAGGAAAAAGTCTTACCCCCGATCTAAAGGGTAGCGCAAAAACCCACGAAGTAGGAGACGCTATTTGTGAGAAATTAAAGGGCTTATTAGCTTAA
- the serA gene encoding phosphoglycerate dehydrogenase, producing the protein MNKIIVTEKIADKGIEALQASGMQVDVEIGIDRERLLRIIENYDAIVVRSVTKINEEFYQHAKNLKVVGRAGNGVDNIDMEGATKRGIIVVNTPEANTVSAAEHTIGLLIASCRNIPQANSFIKNRNWDRSAFKGVELLGKTLGVVGLGRIGSLVATRMQSFGMKVIAYDPYITDERFEKFSVEKKACLEDLVKEADFITVHTPKTEETLGMIGEKEFKIAKRGVRVVNCARGGIIDEDGLVWGIKEGIVASAGMDVLVDEPNTTSPLLDLDNVIITPHLGADTVEAQNNVGVTIAHEVISALKGEMVPNAVNLPTLQHQELEALTAYLQLGEVLGKLYHQLEKEAIEKIEIIYSGTVAEMETSAVTLAVLKGIFEPILKERVNYVNARLIAQNRGISVTESKKTVNGSYMNLIRLNIISKDKTFTTAGTVFAKKDLRIVDVDGFEFDVTPTPYMLVANNMDKPGMIGQIGTLLGASKVNIATMQVSRNFKVQQAMMFLTVDSDVTRETLNLISNVEGILKINFLKL; encoded by the coding sequence ATGAATAAAATAATCGTTACAGAAAAAATTGCTGACAAAGGGATCGAAGCTCTTCAAGCATCAGGGATGCAAGTAGATGTAGAGATAGGAATTGATAGAGAAAGGCTACTAAGGATTATCGAAAACTATGATGCTATTGTTGTTCGAAGTGTTACTAAAATCAATGAAGAGTTTTATCAACACGCTAAAAACCTAAAGGTAGTAGGTAGGGCGGGGAATGGTGTAGATAATATCGACATGGAGGGAGCTACGAAAAGAGGTATCATTGTAGTAAATACCCCTGAAGCCAATACAGTATCTGCAGCGGAACATACTATAGGTCTTTTGATAGCATCTTGTAGAAATATTCCCCAGGCCAACAGTTTTATTAAAAATAGAAACTGGGATCGCAGCGCTTTTAAAGGTGTTGAGTTGTTAGGAAAAACTTTAGGTGTTGTAGGGTTAGGTAGAATAGGATCTTTAGTAGCAACAAGGATGCAATCTTTTGGTATGAAGGTTATCGCTTATGATCCCTACATTACTGATGAACGATTTGAAAAGTTTAGTGTAGAGAAAAAAGCCTGCTTAGAGGATTTAGTAAAGGAAGCTGACTTTATCACAGTTCATACTCCAAAAACTGAAGAAACCTTAGGGATGATTGGCGAAAAAGAATTTAAAATTGCTAAAAGAGGCGTAAGGGTAGTAAACTGTGCTCGAGGTGGAATTATCGATGAAGATGGTTTAGTATGGGGAATAAAAGAAGGTATTGTAGCCAGTGCAGGTATGGATGTATTGGTAGATGAGCCAAATACTACATCACCTTTATTAGATCTTGATAATGTGATTATCACCCCCCACTTAGGAGCAGATACAGTGGAGGCACAAAACAATGTAGGGGTGACCATTGCTCATGAAGTAATCAGTGCCTTGAAGGGTGAAATGGTGCCAAATGCTGTAAACCTTCCTACTTTACAGCATCAAGAATTAGAAGCGCTAACAGCCTATTTGCAATTAGGAGAGGTTTTAGGAAAGCTATATCATCAATTAGAGAAGGAAGCGATTGAAAAGATAGAGATTATCTATAGTGGTACAGTAGCTGAAATGGAGACTTCAGCAGTAACTTTAGCGGTATTGAAGGGAATCTTCGAACCTATCCTAAAGGAAAGAGTAAACTATGTAAATGCTAGATTGATTGCACAAAACAGAGGGATATCTGTTACAGAAAGCAAGAAAACCGTAAATGGTTCTTATATGAACTTAATCCGATTAAATATTATATCTAAGGATAAAACCTTTACTACGGCAGGAACAGTATTTGCTAAGAAGGATTTAAGAATTGTAGATGTGGACGGGTTTGAATTTGATGTAACCCCTACACCTTATATGCTGGTAGCAAATAATATGGATAAACCTGGCATGATTGGGCAGATCGGAACCCTATTAGGAGCAAGTAAAGTAAATATCGCCACCATGCAGGTTAGCAGAAACTTTAAAGTTCAGCAGGCAATGATGTTTTTAACAGTGGATTCAGATGTGACAAGGGAGACCTTAAATCTGATTAGTAATGTAGAAGGTATTTTGAAGATTAACTTCTTAAAATTGTAG